The Winogradskyella schleiferi genome has a window encoding:
- the xdhC gene encoding xanthine dehydrogenase accessory protein XdhC has translation MKHWIELLSEFKAKQEPVALLTVSKCLGSTPCRVGSRMLVRKDKETYGTIGGGKLEFKAIDEAIRALKENRIIESTYTLGPEFEQCCGGKVEFIIEPMNQSPELYLFGAGHIGVEIAKLLVDTPFEVHLIDSREDWFSNLDLDESIKTHQATETDFKTFSDIVKWGNRCYILVLTHNHAIDFDIIAMALQNETKFLGLIGSKTKKVRFNNMLIKDMNMEDGMKNVVCPIGLNIGGHTPKEIAISVVAQLLQVHYKNSVDL, from the coding sequence ATGAAACACTGGATTGAACTTTTATCAGAATTTAAAGCGAAACAAGAACCTGTGGCATTATTAACAGTTTCAAAATGCTTAGGGTCAACACCTTGTAGGGTTGGTTCGCGAATGCTAGTGAGGAAGGACAAAGAAACTTACGGGACCATAGGAGGAGGGAAGCTAGAGTTTAAAGCTATTGACGAGGCTATTAGGGCATTAAAAGAGAACAGAATTATTGAATCTACATACACTTTAGGACCTGAATTTGAACAATGCTGTGGCGGAAAAGTTGAATTTATAATAGAACCCATGAACCAATCACCAGAATTATACTTATTTGGCGCGGGACATATTGGTGTTGAAATTGCCAAATTGTTAGTCGATACACCTTTTGAAGTCCACCTTATAGATTCTAGAGAAGATTGGTTTTCTAATTTAGATTTGGATGAAAGCATTAAGACACATCAAGCCACGGAAACCGATTTTAAAACCTTCAGTGATATTGTAAAATGGGGAAATCGTTGTTATATTTTAGTGCTCACACATAATCATGCGATTGACTTTGATATTATTGCGATGGCCTTGCAAAACGAAACCAAGTTTTTAGGATTAATAGGTAGCAAAACCAAAAAAGTGCGTTTCAATAATATGTTAATTAAGGACATGAATATGGAAGACGGTATGAAAAATGTGGTTTGCCCAATCGGGTTGAATATTGGAGGCCATACACCAAAAGAGATTGCGATTAGTGTGGTGGCACAGTTGCTTCAGGTTCATTATAAAAACTCAGTTGATTTGTAA
- a CDS encoding rhodanese-like domain-containing protein, whose product MKTKIIYIFLFFTAFGFSQETLTELLDRHNSESVPYISVKELAMPKTEAILLDAREAEEYNVSHLKDAIHVGYNDFDLQETTNQLNDKQQTIVVYCSLGIRSENIAEQLEKAGYTNVFNLFGGIFEWKNNEFKVYNNKDEPTENVHAFSKTWSQWLLKGNKIYD is encoded by the coding sequence ATGAAAACGAAAATTATATACATATTCCTATTTTTTACTGCGTTCGGTTTTTCGCAAGAGACACTTACTGAATTATTGGATAGACATAATTCTGAAAGCGTGCCTTATATCTCTGTGAAGGAATTGGCGATGCCAAAAACGGAAGCCATCCTTTTAGATGCTCGAGAAGCTGAAGAATATAATGTAAGTCATTTAAAAGATGCCATTCATGTTGGTTATAATGATTTTGATTTACAGGAAACAACAAATCAACTTAACGACAAACAACAAACGATAGTTGTGTATTGCTCCTTAGGCATACGTTCTGAAAACATTGCTGAACAACTTGAGAAAGCTGGCTACACGAATGTTTTTAATTTATTTGGTGGTATTTTTGAATGGAAAAATAATGAATTTAAGGTTTATAATAACAAAGATGAACCCACAGAAAATGTCCATGCATTTTCAAAAACTTGGAGCCAGTGGCTCCTAAAAGGCAATAAAATATATGACTGA
- a CDS encoding DUF547 domain-containing protein has protein sequence MKAILLFVFTFIVSSCCGTNKVIDNQPQQTKEIVAATELPNTIETAVIRESLQFPKEDNSVQISLSEDGTVSDDGISITTEVIYTEAFDHSIFNALLKKHVSKNGNVDYKGFKNDSKTLQNYIDLLKTYEPKDDWSKEDKLAYWINAYNALTVDLILRNYPTKSIKDIKDPWDQRLWQFGNNWQNLNAIEHDILRKMDEPRIHFAIVCASVSCPKLQNEAFTASNLEAQLTNATKEFLADTSKNQLSKDNIKISKIFKWFKKDFEQNGSLIGFLNQYATVAISESAKKSYTDYNWDLND, from the coding sequence ATGAAAGCGATTTTATTATTCGTATTTACTTTTATAGTTTCATCATGTTGTGGAACAAATAAAGTCATTGATAATCAACCTCAGCAAACAAAAGAAATAGTTGCTGCAACTGAATTACCAAATACGATTGAAACAGCTGTAATTCGCGAATCTCTACAATTTCCTAAAGAAGATAATTCTGTTCAGATAAGTTTAAGTGAAGACGGAACTGTGAGCGATGATGGTATTTCAATAACCACTGAGGTAATTTATACTGAAGCATTTGATCATTCTATTTTCAACGCATTACTCAAAAAGCACGTCTCTAAAAATGGAAATGTAGATTATAAAGGTTTCAAAAATGACTCTAAGACCTTACAAAATTATATAGACTTACTCAAAACATATGAACCTAAAGATGACTGGTCTAAAGAAGATAAACTAGCCTATTGGATTAACGCCTACAATGCATTAACTGTGGATTTAATTCTACGTAACTACCCAACAAAGAGTATCAAGGACATTAAAGATCCTTGGGATCAGCGTTTATGGCAGTTTGGAAATAACTGGCAGAATCTTAATGCTATTGAACACGACATCTTAAGAAAGATGGATGAACCTCGAATCCACTTTGCTATTGTTTGTGCATCGGTTTCCTGTCCAAAATTACAGAATGAAGCTTTTACAGCTTCAAACTTAGAAGCGCAATTAACCAATGCTACTAAAGAATTTTTGGCTGATACGTCTAAAAATCAACTTTCTAAAGATAACATTAAGATTTCTAAAATTTTTAAATGGTTTAAAAAAGACTTTGAGCAAAATGGAAGTTTAATTGGTTTTTTAAATCAATACGCAACGGTTGCCATTTCAGAATCTGCTAAAAAAAGTTACACAGATTATAATTGGGATTTAAACGATTAA
- a CDS encoding TIGR04282 family arsenosugar biosynthesis glycosyltransferase, whose amino-acid sequence MTDSLVIVFVKNIKLGTVKTRLAKTIGDFGAFEVYSELVKITENATEALTVDKRIYFSNAVVESKWKNDFKTVQKGKDLGERMLNAFKDGFDSGYKKIVLIGSDLPDINSTHITNGLKALETNDVVFGPAEDGGYYLVGLSKMNSSIFTNKPWSQPHLLAETLQELHKNNIAVSTLDTLNDIDNYEDLIASDFYKSNLKLQEKIQVEILTHKTDFLFQGRYI is encoded by the coding sequence ATGACTGATTCGCTTGTAATTGTGTTTGTAAAAAACATAAAATTAGGTACTGTAAAAACACGACTTGCTAAAACCATTGGAGACTTTGGAGCTTTTGAGGTGTATTCGGAATTGGTTAAGATTACAGAAAACGCCACTGAAGCATTAACGGTTGACAAACGTATTTATTTCTCAAATGCCGTGGTCGAAAGCAAGTGGAAAAACGATTTTAAAACCGTTCAAAAAGGAAAGGATTTAGGCGAACGCATGCTTAATGCTTTTAAAGATGGATTTGATTCAGGTTATAAAAAAATTGTTTTGATTGGTTCCGATTTACCTGATATTAATTCTACTCATATTACCAATGGATTGAAAGCCTTAGAAACCAACGACGTCGTCTTCGGACCAGCGGAAGATGGTGGATATTATTTAGTCGGTTTGTCTAAAATGAATTCTTCAATTTTTACGAATAAACCTTGGAGTCAACCTCATCTATTAGCAGAAACGTTACAAGAGTTACATAAAAATAATATTGCAGTTAGTACCTTGGACACTCTAAATGACATAGACAATTATGAAGATTTAATTGCTTCAGATTTTTATAAATCCAACTTAAAATTACAAGAAAAAATACAAGTAGAAATTTTAACCCATAAAACAGACTTCCTTTTTCAAGGAAGATATATATGA
- a CDS encoding arsenosugar biosynthesis-associated peroxidase-like protein → MSKTYYDPADLRKFGNITEWSEELGNKFFEYYGKVFEEGALTAREKSLIALAVAHTEQCPYCIDAYSKDTLQRGVTKEEMMEAIHVGAAIKSGATLVHGVQMMNKVNKLDG, encoded by the coding sequence ATGTCTAAAACATACTACGATCCTGCAGATTTAAGAAAATTCGGAAACATTACCGAATGGAGTGAAGAACTTGGAAATAAGTTTTTTGAGTATTACGGAAAAGTGTTTGAAGAAGGTGCGTTAACCGCACGAGAGAAATCATTAATTGCATTAGCAGTTGCACATACCGAACAATGTCCTTATTGTATAGATGCTTATTCTAAAGATACGCTTCAACGTGGCGTTACTAAAGAAGAAATGATGGAGGCTATTCATGTTGGAGCTGCGATAAAAAGTGGAGCGACACTTGTTCATGGTGTCCAAATGATGAATAAGGTTAATAAACTGGATGGATAA
- a CDS encoding purine-nucleoside phosphorylase: MIKFITESTAYLQSKGFENPEIGIILGTGLGQLIDEIEILAEASYNHIPNFPTATVEFHKGKLIYGILEGKKVVVMQGRFHVYEGYTLQDVTFPVRIMEKLGIKTLLVSNASGAINLNFKKGELMLIEDHINLQGGSPLAFKGVSELGERFTDMSAPYDAEINSKFESIAKDHNMTLHKGVYASVVGPQLETRAEYRMLKTIGADAVGMSTVPEIIVANHLNLKAAAVSVLTDECDPDNLKPVDISEIIAMAEKAEPNMITLFKELIKSI; encoded by the coding sequence ATGATTAAATTTATTACTGAAAGCACAGCATACTTACAAAGCAAAGGTTTTGAAAATCCTGAAATCGGTATCATTTTAGGTACAGGATTAGGACAATTGATTGATGAAATTGAGATCTTAGCAGAAGCAAGTTATAACCACATACCTAACTTTCCAACAGCAACCGTTGAGTTTCATAAAGGCAAATTGATTTACGGCATTCTAGAAGGTAAAAAAGTTGTTGTGATGCAAGGGCGTTTTCATGTTTATGAAGGTTATACCTTGCAAGATGTCACGTTTCCTGTTCGTATTATGGAAAAATTGGGCATAAAAACCCTTTTGGTTTCCAATGCTTCAGGCGCTATTAATCTCAACTTTAAGAAAGGCGAATTAATGCTTATTGAGGATCATATTAATCTTCAAGGCGGTTCGCCATTAGCTTTTAAAGGTGTTTCGGAATTGGGTGAACGTTTTACCGATATGAGCGCACCATATGATGCTGAAATCAATTCGAAATTTGAAAGTATCGCTAAAGATCACAACATGACATTACATAAAGGGGTTTATGCATCTGTCGTTGGCCCTCAACTCGAAACACGAGCGGAATACAGAATGCTGAAAACTATTGGTGCAGATGCTGTTGGCATGAGTACAGTTCCAGAAATTATAGTTGCAAATCATTTGAATCTAAAAGCAGCTGCAGTTTCCGTGCTTACGGACGAATGTGATCCAGATAACCTTAAACCTGTAGATATTTCAGAGATTATTGCCATGGCCGAAAAAGCCGAACCGAATATGATTACATTATTTAAAGAGTTGATAAAAAGCATATAA
- the arsM gene encoding arsenosugar biosynthesis arsenite methyltransferase ArsM, with translation MSYLEATNDLYKEAALTPDVGLCCTTNPIWELPGLKIPKIMQEMNYGCGSTVHARDLTNNPKMLYVGVGGGMELLQFSYFNRQKGGVIGVDVVEEMLEASRRNFKEAEAQNDWFKSEFVDLKKGDAMHLPVEDNSIDVAAQNCLFNIFKAEDLKKAIAEMYRVLKPHGRLVMSDPTCEQPMNEELRNDDRLRALCLSGSLPIADYVKALTDAGFGTIEIRARKPYRILDPKHYPTDELIYIESIEVAAIKDPMPADGPCIFTGKAAIYYGDEDYFDDKIGHVLLKNQPMAVCDKTAGALATLGRDDIFISESTFHYDGGGCC, from the coding sequence ATGAGTTACTTAGAAGCTACAAACGACCTATACAAAGAAGCAGCACTAACACCAGATGTTGGATTATGCTGTACTACAAATCCGATTTGGGAATTACCAGGATTAAAAATCCCCAAAATCATGCAAGAAATGAACTATGGCTGTGGCTCTACGGTTCATGCTCGTGATTTAACCAACAATCCAAAAATGCTTTATGTTGGTGTTGGTGGCGGTATGGAATTATTACAATTCTCATATTTTAATAGACAAAAAGGTGGTGTTATTGGAGTTGACGTTGTGGAAGAAATGCTAGAAGCCTCCCGTAGAAACTTTAAGGAAGCCGAAGCACAAAACGATTGGTTTAAATCAGAGTTTGTAGACCTTAAGAAAGGTGATGCTATGCATCTTCCTGTTGAAGATAATAGTATCGATGTTGCCGCTCAAAACTGCTTATTCAACATTTTTAAGGCTGAAGATTTGAAGAAAGCCATTGCAGAAATGTATCGTGTTTTAAAACCGCATGGTCGTTTGGTAATGAGCGATCCTACTTGTGAGCAACCTATGAATGAAGAACTTCGGAACGATGACAGATTACGTGCGCTATGTTTAAGTGGAAGTTTACCCATTGCTGACTATGTAAAAGCTTTAACTGATGCTGGTTTTGGAACTATTGAAATCAGAGCTCGTAAACCCTATAGAATTCTTGACCCGAAGCATTATCCAACCGACGAATTGATTTATATCGAATCCATAGAAGTAGCAGCCATAAAAGATCCTATGCCAGCAGATGGTCCTTGTATTTTTACTGGCAAAGCAGCTATTTATTATGGCGACGAAGATTATTTTGATGATAAAATAGGACATGTTTTACTAAAGAATCAACCTATGGCGGTTTGTGATAAAACTGCTGGTGCGCTGGCAACTTTAGGAAGGGATGACATTTTTATCAGTGAATCTACCTTTCACTATGATGGTGGAGGATGTTGTTAA
- a CDS encoding TIGR04283 family arsenosugar biosynthesis glycosyltransferase: MISIIIPVLNEVEIIGDLLNHLNDNGTSSNISEIIVVDGGSTDGTMTVVKDFITSKDSEPTSELRFSLGWQNDREDRTTILDTSRRKSLNTRPEVRLISSDKGRAKQLNTGAKHAKGEILYFLHADSLPPKDFDQLLINEVKKGNKAGCFRMQFDSNHWWLRLASWLTQFSWRACRGGDQSQFVTRALFDAIGGYDEDYIIYEDNMLINELYARKEFIVINKKLKTSARLYRKHGVWKLQYHFWTIYVKKWFGASADDLLAYYSKYVC; this comes from the coding sequence ATGATAAGCATAATTATTCCTGTTTTAAATGAAGTTGAAATTATTGGTGATTTACTCAATCACCTCAATGACAATGGAACTTCGTCGAATATTTCAGAAATTATTGTGGTTGATGGTGGCAGTACGGATGGAACCATGACTGTGGTCAAGGATTTTATCACTTCAAAAGATTCTGAACCTACCTCAGAATTGCGCTTTAGTTTAGGTTGGCAGAACGATAGAGAAGACCGTACGACTATTCTTGATACATCCCGACGGAAAAGTCTCAACACACGGCCTGAAGTCAGACTAATTTCATCAGATAAAGGAAGAGCAAAACAACTTAACACAGGTGCAAAACATGCCAAAGGTGAAATTTTATACTTTCTTCATGCGGACTCTTTGCCTCCTAAAGATTTTGATCAACTCCTAATTAATGAAGTCAAAAAAGGCAACAAAGCAGGTTGTTTTAGAATGCAGTTTGACAGCAACCATTGGTGGTTACGATTGGCGAGTTGGTTAACGCAGTTTTCTTGGCGCGCTTGCAGAGGTGGTGACCAAAGCCAGTTTGTTACGCGAGCACTTTTTGATGCTATTGGTGGTTATGATGAGGATTATATCATTTATGAGGACAATATGCTAATCAACGAGCTCTATGCTCGTAAAGAATTTATAGTCATCAATAAAAAACTTAAAACCTCAGCACGACTGTATCGCAAACATGGCGTTTGGAAATTGCAATATCACTTTTGGACCATTTATGTAAAAAAATGGTTTGGTGCTTCGGCTGACGACTTGTTGGCTTATTATAGTAAGTATGTTTGTTAG
- the arsS gene encoding arsenosugar biosynthesis radical SAM (seleno)protein ArsS (Some members of this family are selenoproteins.): MAVKSLKKQGSDLAQSNKQLEILSNGIFQSGELPTFKNKISETNQFPLKAKKLEILQINVGYMCNQVCDHCHVDAGPDRKEIMTRDTMRQCLEVIKNSGAHTLDLTGGAPEMNPDFRWFVEEAAKVGIKDFIVRSNLTIIRANKKYYDLPEFFKKHNVHVVSSMPHWTRGKTDKQRGDGVFDKSIKALQELNAVGYGMPNSDLRLDLVYNPSGAFLPGDQASMEKDFKKALLEDFNIQFHNLFAITNLPIARFLDYLIASENYEDYMFSLVEAYNPAAVKNVMCTNTLSISWDGYLFDCDFNQMLELPVNSKVKHISEYNEELLEGRNIVISQHCYGCTAGAGSSCQGNTIPAEAGIS, from the coding sequence ATGGCAGTAAAATCACTAAAAAAACAAGGAAGCGATTTAGCACAGAGCAACAAACAACTCGAAATTCTCTCGAATGGAATTTTTCAAAGTGGTGAATTGCCTACTTTTAAAAATAAGATTTCTGAAACCAATCAGTTTCCACTTAAAGCCAAAAAATTAGAGATTCTTCAAATTAATGTGGGTTATATGTGCAACCAAGTTTGCGATCATTGCCATGTAGATGCTGGTCCAGACCGAAAAGAGATAATGACACGGGACACCATGCGACAATGCCTCGAAGTGATTAAAAATTCTGGAGCCCATACCTTAGATTTAACTGGTGGCGCACCGGAAATGAATCCCGATTTTAGATGGTTTGTTGAAGAGGCTGCAAAAGTAGGCATCAAGGACTTTATAGTCCGTTCTAATTTGACCATTATCCGTGCCAATAAAAAATATTACGATTTACCCGAATTCTTCAAGAAGCATAATGTTCATGTAGTGAGCTCAATGCCACATTGGACAAGAGGTAAAACTGACAAACAGCGTGGCGATGGTGTTTTTGACAAATCCATAAAAGCTTTACAAGAATTAAATGCAGTGGGTTATGGCATGCCCAATTCTGATTTACGATTGGACTTGGTTTATAATCCTTCAGGCGCATTTTTACCTGGAGACCAAGCTTCCATGGAAAAGGATTTTAAGAAAGCTTTACTTGAAGATTTTAATATTCAATTTCATAATCTATTTGCCATTACTAATTTACCAATTGCACGTTTTCTGGATTACTTAATCGCTTCTGAAAATTATGAGGATTATATGTTTTCACTAGTAGAAGCTTATAATCCTGCGGCTGTAAAAAATGTGATGTGTACCAATACATTATCCATAAGTTGGGATGGTTATTTGTTTGATTGTGATTTTAACCAAATGTTGGAATTACCTGTGAATAGCAAGGTTAAACATATTTCAGAATATAATGAAGAACTGCTTGAAGGTCGAAATATTGTCATCTCGCAACATTGTTATGGCTGTACGGCTGGTGCAGGAAGTAGTTGTCAGGGAAATACAATTCCTGCGGAAGCAGGAATCTCATAA
- a CDS encoding sterol desaturase family protein produces MQKYLDIIKNSYSGYWNYLKHELIDLNHWDNFFYGLIVISIAVWLLEIAFPWRKGQAIFRKDFWLDTFYMFFNFFLLNLIVFIALSNTASELFNDILGIVGLSISNFQLFDVDELPKWLGLFIFFIVSDFVQWNTHRLLHRVPWLWNFHKVHHSVKEMGFAAHLRYHWMEPVVYKSILYIPIAIIGGFDAQDVAIVYFFSIAIGHLNHANLGWDYGFLKYIFNNPKMHIWHHAKALPQHVRYGVNYGLTLSLWDYIFKTDYVPHNGRDIELGFDGDDKFPKDFLSQELYPLKK; encoded by the coding sequence ATGCAGAAGTACCTAGACATCATAAAAAACTCCTATTCGGGATATTGGAATTATCTCAAACACGAACTCATTGACCTCAATCATTGGGACAACTTTTTTTATGGCCTTATTGTAATCTCAATTGCGGTATGGCTACTTGAAATCGCCTTTCCTTGGCGAAAAGGTCAAGCGATTTTTAGAAAGGATTTTTGGTTGGATACATTTTACATGTTCTTTAATTTCTTTTTGTTGAACCTCATCGTTTTTATTGCCTTATCCAATACAGCTTCAGAACTGTTTAATGATATTTTGGGAATTGTTGGTTTATCAATTTCAAATTTTCAATTGTTCGATGTGGATGAACTTCCGAAGTGGTTAGGCTTATTTATCTTTTTTATAGTTTCAGATTTTGTGCAATGGAATACACATCGCCTATTACATCGCGTGCCATGGCTATGGAATTTCCACAAAGTCCATCATTCCGTAAAAGAAATGGGCTTTGCTGCACATTTGCGCTACCATTGGATGGAACCAGTGGTTTATAAATCCATTTTGTATATTCCTATTGCTATCATTGGTGGTTTTGATGCACAAGATGTCGCTATTGTTTATTTCTTTAGCATTGCTATTGGCCATTTGAATCATGCCAATTTGGGTTGGGACTATGGCTTTTTAAAGTATATTTTCAACAATCCAAAGATGCATATTTGGCATCATGCTAAAGCACTACCTCAGCATGTAAGGTATGGCGTAAACTATGGACTAACATTAAGTCTTTGGGATTATATTTTTAAAACCGACTATGTGCCACACAACGGAAGGGATATTGAATTGGGTTTTGATGGTGATGATAAATTTCCCAAAGATTTTTTGAGTCAGGAATTATATCCATTAAAAAAATGA
- a CDS encoding xanthine dehydrogenase molybdopterin binding subunit, whose product MHKNKSKNTLNSELDAVSKSLKKSIKNRDSYTHVRGESLYVDDVNIRQGTFHAVVFDSPKAHGKIKSIDYSKAEALEGVQRIFTYKDIPGKNEIGGIIADEPLFAEDEVHFWGMPIALIVAETEFIARKARELIDIDIEELPVITTAKDAKAKGSLINKPRSFSLGDAEEAFKNCDYIFEGETFSNGQEHLYIESQGAYAEPMENGHIKITSSTQGPTAVQATTARVLGVAMHKIEVDVTRLGGGFGGKEDQATPWAVMAALATFHLNQSVKLVLNRHDDLRMTGKRHPYESTYKIGLSKDLKILAYQAEFLQNAGAAADLSPAVAERTLFHATNSYFVPNVNVSVASCKTNLPPNTAFRGFGGPQGMFVIESAIAKAAHEIGVSPRQIQEANLLGENDSFSYGQIAKLVEAKNSWHSAKDVFDIETLEQEVENFNKTNSSFKKGIAFMPICFGISFTNTPMNHARALVHIYLDGSVGISTAAVEMGQGVNTKMMQIAADVFSIPIEKIKIETTNTTRVANTSPSAASSTADLNGKATLKACKALLERLKKVAKEELKTKNEDITLRYEFVHINNKKSELSWTELISKAMLKRVALTENAHYATPEIHFDKTKEKGHPFAYHVYGTSIITTTVDCMRGTYEFDSVKIVHDYGKSMSEGIDLGQVEGALVQGIGWMTMEEIAYNHEGKLLSNALSTYKIPDIFSVPKRVETLPLQTKGHNLAILKSKAVGEPPLMYGIGAYFAIQNAIKAFNPKYDMKFHAPMTPEKVLMGLYGK is encoded by the coding sequence ATGCATAAAAACAAATCAAAAAACACGTTGAATTCTGAATTGGATGCGGTTTCAAAATCCCTCAAAAAAAGCATTAAAAACAGGGATTCTTACACGCACGTTCGTGGCGAATCTCTCTATGTTGACGATGTAAATATTAGACAAGGCACCTTTCACGCTGTGGTTTTTGATTCGCCAAAAGCTCATGGAAAAATAAAAAGCATCGATTATTCCAAAGCCGAAGCTTTGGAAGGTGTGCAACGTATTTTTACTTATAAAGATATTCCTGGCAAAAATGAAATTGGTGGTATCATTGCAGATGAACCATTATTTGCAGAAGACGAAGTCCATTTTTGGGGTATGCCTATTGCTTTGATTGTTGCAGAAACCGAATTTATTGCCAGAAAAGCAAGAGAATTGATAGACATCGACATCGAAGAACTCCCTGTGATTACTACTGCCAAAGATGCCAAAGCCAAAGGCAGTTTAATTAACAAACCACGTTCATTTTCCTTAGGTGATGCAGAAGAGGCGTTTAAGAATTGCGATTATATTTTTGAAGGCGAAACCTTTTCAAACGGACAGGAACATTTATACATCGAATCGCAAGGTGCTTACGCTGAACCGATGGAAAATGGCCATATAAAAATCACCTCGTCAACACAAGGGCCAACCGCTGTACAAGCTACAACGGCCAGAGTTTTGGGTGTTGCGATGCACAAAATTGAAGTAGATGTCACACGTCTTGGTGGTGGTTTTGGCGGCAAAGAAGACCAAGCAACACCTTGGGCTGTGATGGCTGCTCTAGCAACGTTTCATCTCAATCAATCCGTAAAATTAGTATTGAACCGTCACGACGATTTACGCATGACAGGCAAACGCCATCCTTATGAAAGCACCTATAAAATCGGCTTATCCAAAGACTTAAAAATATTGGCTTATCAAGCTGAATTTCTACAAAATGCGGGTGCTGCAGCCGACTTGTCTCCTGCCGTTGCTGAGCGAACCTTATTCCACGCCACAAATAGTTACTTTGTTCCCAATGTGAACGTTTCCGTAGCAAGTTGTAAAACCAATTTACCACCGAACACCGCTTTTCGAGGTTTTGGTGGTCCGCAAGGGATGTTCGTTATTGAGTCTGCCATAGCAAAGGCAGCTCATGAAATAGGTGTGAGTCCAAGACAGATTCAAGAAGCAAATTTATTGGGTGAAAATGATAGTTTTTCTTATGGACAAATTGCCAAATTGGTAGAGGCCAAAAATTCATGGCATTCGGCTAAAGATGTATTTGATATTGAAACCTTAGAACAAGAGGTTGAAAATTTCAATAAAACTAACTCAAGCTTTAAAAAAGGCATTGCTTTTATGCCAATTTGCTTTGGCATTTCATTTACCAACACACCAATGAACCATGCACGTGCCTTAGTTCATATTTATTTGGATGGCAGCGTTGGGATTAGCACAGCTGCTGTAGAAATGGGACAAGGCGTCAATACCAAAATGATGCAAATTGCGGCCGATGTATTTTCGATTCCTATTGAAAAAATTAAGATTGAAACGACTAATACCACTCGTGTCGCCAACACCTCGCCTTCTGCTGCTAGTTCTACTGCCGATTTAAATGGAAAAGCGACTTTAAAAGCCTGCAAGGCACTTTTGGAACGCTTGAAAAAAGTTGCGAAAGAAGAATTAAAAACTAAAAATGAGGATATCACTTTACGGTATGAATTTGTCCATATCAATAATAAAAAATCGGAATTGTCTTGGACAGAACTCATCAGTAAAGCCATGTTGAAACGTGTGGCTTTAACTGAAAACGCACACTATGCCACACCAGAAATCCATTTTGATAAAACCAAGGAAAAAGGCCATCCGTTTGCTTATCATGTTTACGGAACTTCCATCATTACAACCACAGTAGATTGTATGCGTGGCACTTATGAATTTGATTCGGTAAAAATCGTTCATGATTATGGTAAAAGTATGAGTGAAGGCATTGATTTAGGTCAGGTTGAAGGAGCTTTGGTTCAAGGTATTGGTTGGATGACGATGGAAGAAATAGCCTATAATCACGAGGGAAAATTATTATCCAATGCTTTATCGACTTATAAAATCCCTGATATTTTTTCAGTTCCAAAACGTGTAGAAACCTTACCCTTACAAACCAAAGGTCATAACTTGGCCATTTTAAAATCGAAAGCCGTTGGTGAGCCACCTTTAATGTATGGTATTGGCGCTTATTTTGCGATTCAGAATGCCATAAAAGCTTTTAATCCTAAATATGATATGAAGTTTCATGCACCAATGACACCTGAGAAGGTTTTGATGGGATTGTATGGGAAATAA